The following are from one region of the Dreissena polymorpha isolate Duluth1 chromosome 2, UMN_Dpol_1.0, whole genome shotgun sequence genome:
- the LOC127870021 gene encoding ATP-dependent DNA helicase RecQ-like, with protein sequence MSGTGFQTCLQRSICSAKYYKPNLVLTATATKSIQRNIYEHLGFKVEETKVVAALPDRPNIFLDMRASTDKYENELAWVLNHLISDVKQKKIIIYVRSINICYNLYLWIVSEMKHHFFVNDSPSLQNRRVEMFHANTDKDSKDRIMEQFIKEDGNIQVLISTVAFGMGINIPDVSIVVHWGLPATSLSYWQEVGRCARDGRKGYAVCYGFKRSISKCEEEEMKECIKLENCLRFAVLAQFQLDGMPEQFLQALKITKYCINGCQHCSCSKCQCCTVCCSLCTCEGKIDGPLNAFLIS encoded by the exons ATGTCG GGGACTGGATTTCAGACCTGCCTACAGAGAAGTATCTGTAGTGCAAAGTATTACAAACCAAACCTGGTTTTGACTGCCACAGCCACCAAAAGCATACAGAGAAACATTTACGAACACTTGGGTTTCAAAGTGGAGGAAACTAAAGTGGTTGCTGCTCTTCCTGATAG GCCAAACATATTTTTGGATATGAGAGCAAGTACCGACAAATATGAGAATGAACTTGCCTGGGTACTAAATCACCTGATCAGCGATgtcaaacagaaaaaaataataatttatgtaagaTCTATAAACATCTGTTACAACCTGTATTTATGGATTGTTTCAGAAATGAAACATCATTTTTTTGTGAATGACTCTCCTTCTTTACAAAACAGACGTGTTGAGATGTTCCATGCTAACACCGATAAGGACAGTAAAGATAGAATAATGGAACAATTTATTAAGGAAGATGGCAATATTCAGGTGCTTATTTCAACTGTTGCCTTTGGAATGGGCATCAACATTCCAGATGTCAGCATAGTGGTGCATTGGGGTTTGCCTGCAACATCACTAAGCTATTGGCAAGAGGTTGGTCGCTGTGCCAGAGATGGCAGAAAAGGCTATGCGGTTTGTTATGGCTTCAAGAGAAGTATTTCCAAATGTGAGGAAGAGGAAATGAAAGAATGTATTAAACTGGAAAATTGTTTAAGGTTTGCAGTTTTAGCACAGTTCCAACTTGATGGCATGCCAGAGCAATTTCTGCAGGCTTTAAAGATTACAAAATACTGTATCAATGGATGTCAACACTGCAGTTGTAGTAAATGCCAGTGCTGTACAGTCTGTTGTAGTCTCTGTACATGTGAAGGAAAAATAGATGGCCCTCTGAATGCGTTCCTCATTTCTTAA
- the LOC127868681 gene encoding uncharacterized protein LOC127868681, producing the protein MAARVGFKNAVNSMIQQTVRKEVSRLCQNAQSIFKGGKSLEEMKNFSWETRYQEGVKECPMLTNVLIGATTTKNSSNYLGLASNPSTSAKPTIGTLLAIILYQRKPRIMYDLQELNSIQMWLAGCKREMFSRFEHLGLATGIKGTRHSLDRVRKEYDCAVFEWKRTVTDYLLLPSETSASDTIPYATGGDDSDSLPSIESILDQEHTSPTEMQVSTQLSPQPSDSPQESDHDNGSSLSQQQETDESTTKTSKIEHEGRFGFSLCFDNVNQKTTVRHQTRDKRNKIFNMVQAYAARDRIPTTHLSDAWPTPQDILKIPLERYLPSEMDEVDLRFEMTIVVIRVLCDHIPAFKRLSGDINWHMQHRYSKESSSKSNLVPLGVLDKDESQVSDTIDIMDEYHKYVPVTPNGDPMTVILHADGLSVERGNNAQCARINANSPWQQLQGLTMNIQEWHKRCLLLQDIYDELYSGSSGREKGTLYQLKNYFNHRGVTTNIKESFNHSEEFLDFCTNGYLVLAAMHFMSTSDIEEKPQDFPSKTEEEVHFLNKIAGKIVDMVFLSSQPTVKKIVFSNGEDSDECPSEYCVCRTEKPGLTMVFCDNKACPNGIWFHLECLDMEETDVPEGKWWCTDECRNSKPSLKKRRKTVAGSLQDNKRNYAIKVLWHGLNQKIKRDAIRENDGSRIIRHWKFDLLGFYENHHPKYFLVCHQLLSAINGAVSPRLQQTLIWNRTVNPNGGLGKNMEMDLQMEHYNKQYKESVKDAAGQLTQDTIARHSQMVGIGKLIRQVYEKQVSGGRKSGVQSKSDIHRDSDIKEFVVMMKDEKVFSTLPGRNHPSFPDITLNLYPKTQPKPFKARLVRLRKEMSMKRDITLQMQRN; encoded by the exons ATGGCAGCACGTGTAGGATTTAAGAATGCCGTGAACAGCATGATCCAACAAACTGTGCGAAAGGAAGTATCCAGACTATGTCAAAATGCACAATCAATATTCAAGGGAGGTAAATCCTTGGAGGAGATGAAAAACTTTTCATGGGAAACAAGGTACCAGGAAGGGGTGAAAGAATGTCCAATGCTGACGAACGTGTTAATTGGTGCAACTACAACAAAAAACAGTAGTAATTATCTTGGACTGGCATCAAATCCATCTACATCTGCCAAACCAACCATAGGGACCCTCCTGGCAATCATACTGTATCAAAGGAAGCCACGTATAATGTATGATCTCCAGGAACTGAATTCAATACAGATGTGGCTTGCAGGCTGCAAGAGAGAG aTGTTCAGCAGATTCGAGCATCTAGGTCTGGCAACTGGAATTAAGGGAACCAGGCATTCACTAGACAGGGTGCGGAAAGAGTATGACTGTGCAGTTTTTGAGTGGAAGAGAACAGTTACAGATTATCTGTTGCTTCCATCAGAAACATCTGCTTCTGACACCATCCCATATGCAACAGGAGGGGACGATTCAGATTCGTTACCATCCATAGAATCCATTCTTGATCAGGAACATACAAGTCCAACTGAAATGCAAGTGTCTACTCAGCTGTCACCACAACCATCTGACTCGCCACAAGAATCTGACCACG ACAACGGAAGTTCTCTGTCACAACAACAAGAAACAGATGAAAGCACAACAAAAACGAGCAAAATTGAACATGAAG GTAGATTTGGATTTTCATTGTGCTTTGACAATGTCAACCAAAAAACCACAGTTAGACACCAGACACGAGATAAAAGAAACAAGATATTTAACATGGTCCAAGCGTATGCAGCGCGTGACAGGATACCAACAACACATTTATCAGATGCCTGGCCAACACCACAGGACATTCTCAAAATTCCCCTTGAAAGGTATCTCCCTTCGGAAATGGACGAGGTTGATCTCCGGTTTGAAATGACGATTGTTGTGATCAGGGTACTATGCGACCATATCCCGGCTTTTAAGCGCTTGTCAGGGGACATCAACTGGCACATGCAACACAGATACTCGAAAGAGTCATCTTCGAAAAGCAATCTT GTGCCTCTTGGTGTACTTGACAAAGATGAAAGTCAGGTGTCTGATACCATAGACATCATGGATGAATACCATAAATATGTTCCTGTGACACCAAATGGAGATCCGATGACAGTTATCCTGCATGCAGATGGACTAAGTGTCGAAAGGGGAAATAATGCACAGTGTGCGCGTATCAACGCAAATTCTCCGTGGCAACAGTTGCAGGGATTGACCATGAATATTCAAGAATGGCACAAAAGATGTCTCTTACTTC aggATATTTATGATGAGCTCTACTCCGGATCCAGTGGAAGAGAAAAGGGGACACTCTATCAGCTCAAAAACTACTTCAACCACAGGGGTGTTACCACAAACATCAAGGAGTCATTCAACCACAGCGAAGAATTCCTGGACTTCTGCACCAATGGTTATTTGGTTTTGGCAGCCATGCATTTCATGTCTACATCAGATATTGAAGAAAAACCACAGGATTTCCCATCAAAGACAGAAGAAGAGGTCCATTTCCTCAACAAAATAGCTGGGAAAATTGTTGACATGGTTTTCTTGTCCAGCCAGCCAACAGTAAAGAAAATTGTCTTCTCAAATGGGGAAGACAGTGATGAATGTCCTTCAGAGTACTGTGTATGCCGGACAGAAAAACCAGGCCTTACAATGGTTTTTTGTGACAATAAGGCCTGTCCGAATGGTATTTGGTTTCACCTTGAATGTCTGGACATGGAAGAGACAGATGTACCAGAAGGGAAATGGTGGTGTACCGACGAGTGTAGGAACTCTAaaccaagtttaaaaaaaagaagaaaaaccgtGGCTGGTAGTTTACAGGACAACAAAAGGAACTACGCAATAAAAGTCCTGTGGCATGGATTGAATCAAAAAATTAAAAGAGATGCTATTCGCGAAAATGATGGGAGCAGAATCATCCGCCACTGGAAATTCGACTTGTTAGGCTTCTACGAGAATCATCACCCGAAATACTTCTTGGTTTGCCATCAACTTCTTTCTGCTATTAATGGAGCAGTTTCACCACGCCTACAGCAGACACTAATTTGGAACAGAACGGTGAATCCAAATGGAGGACTGGGGAAGAATATGGAAATGGACTTACAAATGGAGCATTACAACAAGCAATATAAAG aGAGTGTCAAAGATGCAGCTGGCCAATTGACACAAGATACAATTGCCAGACACAGCCAAATGGTCGGTATTGGAAAATTGATACGACAAGTATATGAAAAGCAGGTCTCTGGAGGTCGCAAAAGTGGTGTCCAATCCAAGAGTGATATACACAGGGACAGTGACATCAAAGAGTTTGTAGTGATGATGAAAGATGAGAAGGTCTTTTCAACTCTTCCTGGAAGAAATCACCCAAGTTTCCCAGATATAACATTAAACTTGTACCCCAAAACACAACCAAAACCTTTCAAAGCCAGATTGGTGAGATTGCGCAAAGAAATGTCAAtgaaaagggacataactcttcAAATGCAAAGGAACTAA